A portion of the Stigmatella aurantiaca DW4/3-1 genome contains these proteins:
- the glgX gene encoding glycogen debranching protein GlgX, translated as MKKAEVLPGRPFPLGATYDGEGVNFAVFSEHAKRIEVCLFDPDHPTQEIRRFPLLETTYQVWHGYVPGLKPGMLYGLRAHGPYEPKKGLRFNPHKLLVDPYARALHGKVEVSAPVYAYRGVDENDKDADLTMDTRDSAAGVPKAVVLAGDFDWEGDRPPATPWHRSLLYELHVKGFTKLHPAVPAPLRGTYAGLAHPAVLEHLQRLGVTAVELLPIHASVDESFLVKKGLTNYWGYNTLGYFAPDARYSASGSLGGQVTEFKQMVKALHRAGIEVILDVVYNHTCEGNHLGPTLSFKGLDNGAYYRLTEKDPRFYLDFTGCGNSWNATHPYALKLVADSLRYWVEEMHVDGFRFDLATTLGRDRGGYDTRAAFFQILHQDPVLSRVKLIAEPWDVGDFGYQVGNFPVLWGEWNGKYRDTIRRYWKGDDRQAAEIGYRLTGSSDLFALSGRRPTASVNFVTAHDGFTLHDLVTFGEKHNEANLESNRDGANDNHSWNCGVEGETADAAVNALREQQKRNFIATLFISQGVPMLVAGDEMGRTQQGNNNAYCQDNALSWVNWTLSARQQEMLEFTQRMSRLRREQPVLSKRRFFRGAHIWDSELKDLAWFRPDGNEMRKEDWEKPYVRSLSFLLGGDAIAALDDQGHRIVGDTLLVLSNAHHEPMTFLLPAIEWGADWERVVDTTVSGDCSHIHTPAGGKIQVAGRSLVVLRRPATEL; from the coding sequence ATGAAGAAGGCGGAGGTGCTTCCAGGGAGGCCATTCCCCCTGGGCGCCACGTACGATGGGGAGGGTGTGAACTTCGCGGTCTTCAGTGAGCACGCGAAACGCATCGAAGTGTGCCTCTTTGATCCGGACCACCCTACCCAGGAGATTCGCCGCTTTCCGCTCCTGGAGACAACCTATCAGGTTTGGCATGGCTATGTGCCTGGGTTGAAGCCCGGGATGCTCTATGGCCTGCGCGCGCACGGTCCCTACGAGCCAAAGAAGGGCCTGCGCTTCAATCCCCACAAGCTGCTCGTGGACCCGTACGCGCGGGCCCTCCACGGCAAGGTGGAGGTCTCCGCGCCCGTGTACGCCTACCGGGGCGTGGACGAGAACGACAAGGACGCGGACCTGACGATGGACACGCGCGACAGCGCCGCCGGGGTTCCCAAGGCGGTGGTGCTGGCCGGTGACTTCGACTGGGAAGGGGACCGTCCGCCCGCCACCCCCTGGCACCGCTCGCTGCTGTACGAACTGCACGTCAAGGGCTTCACGAAGCTTCACCCCGCCGTGCCCGCGCCCCTGCGGGGCACCTATGCGGGGCTGGCCCACCCGGCGGTGCTCGAGCACCTGCAACGGCTGGGCGTCACCGCCGTGGAGCTGCTGCCCATCCATGCCTCCGTGGATGAGTCGTTCCTCGTGAAGAAGGGGCTCACCAACTACTGGGGCTACAACACGCTCGGGTACTTCGCGCCGGATGCGCGCTACAGCGCCTCGGGTTCCCTGGGCGGCCAGGTGACCGAGTTCAAGCAGATGGTGAAGGCGCTTCACCGCGCCGGCATCGAGGTCATCCTCGATGTGGTCTACAACCACACCTGTGAGGGCAATCACCTGGGGCCCACGCTGTCCTTCAAGGGCCTGGACAACGGGGCCTATTACCGGCTCACGGAGAAGGACCCGCGCTTCTATCTGGACTTCACCGGGTGCGGAAACTCGTGGAATGCCACGCATCCCTATGCGCTCAAACTGGTCGCGGACTCCCTGCGCTACTGGGTGGAGGAGATGCATGTGGATGGGTTCCGCTTCGACCTGGCCACCACGCTGGGGCGGGACCGGGGGGGCTACGACACGCGCGCGGCCTTCTTCCAGATTCTCCACCAGGATCCGGTGCTCAGCCGGGTGAAGCTCATCGCCGAGCCCTGGGACGTGGGGGACTTTGGCTACCAGGTGGGCAACTTCCCGGTGCTCTGGGGTGAGTGGAACGGCAAGTACCGGGACACCATCCGCCGGTACTGGAAGGGGGACGACCGGCAGGCGGCGGAGATTGGCTACCGGCTCACCGGCTCGTCGGACCTGTTCGCACTCTCCGGGCGCAGGCCCACCGCCAGCGTGAACTTCGTCACCGCGCACGATGGCTTCACCCTGCATGACCTGGTCACCTTTGGGGAGAAGCACAACGAGGCGAACCTGGAGAGCAACCGGGATGGCGCCAATGACAACCACTCGTGGAACTGTGGGGTGGAGGGGGAGACGGCCGACGCGGCGGTGAATGCCTTGCGCGAACAGCAGAAGCGCAATTTCATCGCCACGCTCTTCATCTCCCAGGGCGTGCCCATGCTGGTGGCGGGCGACGAGATGGGGCGCACGCAGCAGGGCAACAACAACGCCTATTGCCAGGACAATGCGCTGTCGTGGGTGAACTGGACGCTGAGCGCCCGGCAGCAGGAGATGCTGGAGTTCACCCAGCGGATGAGCCGGTTGCGGCGGGAACAGCCGGTGTTGTCCAAGCGCCGGTTTTTCCGGGGCGCCCACATCTGGGACAGCGAGCTGAAGGACCTGGCGTGGTTCCGGCCGGACGGCAACGAGATGCGCAAGGAGGACTGGGAGAAGCCCTACGTCCGGTCCCTGAGCTTCCTGCTGGGCGGAGACGCCATTGCCGCCCTGGATGACCAGGGCCACCGCATCGTCGGCGACACGTTGCTGGTGCTCTCGAACGCCCACCACGAGCCGATGACCTTCCTGTTGCCGGCCATCGAGTGGGGCGCGGACTGGGAGCGGGTGGTGGATACGACGGTCTCGGGAGACTGCTCCCACATCCACACGCCCGCCGGAGGGAAGATTCAGGTGGCGGGGCGTTCCTTGGTGGTTCTGCGCAGGCCCGCGACAGAGTTGTAG
- a CDS encoding TerC family protein, giving the protein MNTQVALWVGFNLFVIAMLAIDLGLFHRKDHAVTPKEAGAWTGVWISISLLFCGGIWYFSGPVPALQWFTAYVVEYSLSVDNLFVFLMVFSYFRVAAEHQHRVLFWGIVGAFIMRAVLIIAGAALVTRFHWIIYLFGAFLVFTAVKMLVSKDEEVDPEQKWIVRMARKTLPVARLGEGSRFFVTEDGRRKVTPLFVVLLVVEATDLLFALDSIPAVLGISQDAFIIYTSNVCAILGLRSLFFVVASLMDKFHFLKLGLSGILGFVGVKMLITYFDIHVHIGLSLGIIAGILVASIVASLIWPKAPDPGHDRESAKT; this is encoded by the coding sequence GTGAATACGCAAGTTGCGCTCTGGGTAGGCTTCAATCTCTTCGTCATCGCGATGCTCGCGATCGATCTGGGCCTCTTCCACCGCAAGGATCACGCGGTGACGCCGAAGGAGGCCGGGGCCTGGACGGGGGTGTGGATCTCCATCAGCCTGCTCTTCTGCGGGGGCATCTGGTACTTCTCGGGCCCGGTTCCCGCGCTGCAGTGGTTCACCGCCTATGTCGTCGAGTACTCGCTGTCGGTCGACAACCTGTTCGTCTTCCTGATGGTGTTCAGCTACTTCCGGGTGGCGGCGGAGCACCAGCACCGGGTGCTCTTCTGGGGCATCGTCGGCGCCTTCATCATGCGCGCGGTGCTCATCATCGCCGGGGCCGCGCTGGTGACGCGCTTCCACTGGATCATCTACCTCTTCGGCGCCTTCCTGGTCTTTACCGCCGTGAAGATGTTGGTGTCCAAGGACGAGGAGGTGGATCCAGAGCAGAAGTGGATCGTGCGGATGGCCCGCAAGACGTTGCCCGTGGCGAGGCTGGGCGAGGGCAGCCGCTTCTTCGTGACCGAGGACGGGCGGCGCAAGGTGACGCCGCTGTTCGTGGTGCTGCTGGTGGTGGAGGCCACCGACCTGCTGTTCGCCCTGGACTCCATCCCCGCGGTGCTGGGCATCAGCCAGGACGCGTTCATCATCTACACGTCCAACGTGTGCGCCATCCTCGGGCTGCGCTCGCTGTTCTTCGTGGTGGCCAGCCTCATGGACAAGTTCCACTTCCTCAAGCTGGGCCTCTCGGGAATCTTGGGGTTCGTGGGCGTGAAGATGTTGATCACCTACTTCGACATCCACGTTCACATCGGGTTGTCGCTGGGGATCATCGCCGGCATCCTGGTGGCCAGCATCGTGGCCTCGCTCATCTGGCCGAAGGCGCCGGATCCGGGACATGACCGGGAGAGCGCCAAGACCTGA
- the apaG gene encoding Co2+/Mg2+ efflux protein ApaG, whose amino-acid sequence MSTTTTEGIRITVKPAYWPERSAPESGHYAFMYTVEIANVGNLPAQLRSRHWVITDAHGRIEEVRGEGVVGKQPRLEPGERFEYTSWAMLRTAFGSMRGSYALVRPNGLQFDAQIGEFALTLPNALH is encoded by the coding sequence ATGTCCACGACGACCACCGAGGGCATCCGGATCACCGTGAAGCCCGCCTATTGGCCCGAGCGCAGCGCCCCCGAGTCCGGGCACTACGCGTTCATGTACACGGTGGAGATCGCCAATGTGGGGAACCTCCCCGCCCAGCTGCGCAGCCGCCACTGGGTCATCACCGACGCCCATGGGCGCATCGAAGAAGTCCGGGGAGAGGGCGTGGTGGGCAAGCAGCCTCGCCTGGAGCCCGGTGAGCGCTTCGAGTACACGAGCTGGGCCATGCTGCGCACCGCGTTCGGCTCCATGCGGGGCAGCTACGCCTTGGTCCGCCCGAATGGATTGCAGTTCGACGCCCAGATTGGCGAGTTCGCTTTGACCTTGCCCAACGCGTTGCATTGA
- the hemH gene encoding ferrochelatase: protein MPTVKKGLLLVNLGTPDAPETGAVRRYLREFLSDPRVLDIHPVGRWMLLNLIILPFRPARSAEAYQKVWTQEGSPLLVHGRALAEAVAGRLAGEYEVALAMRYGNPSLPEAVRALRARGVSEFTVLPLYPQEATSSSSSTRARIYEVLGESWDVAPVRSLPAFHDDPGFLDAFAAVARPVIAGARADHVLFSYHGLPERHMRKSDPSGQHCLASAGCCDVLTEVNRHCYRAQCFATTRALVERLGLASGGYTTSFQSRLGRTPWVKPYTDLVLPELAQKGVRRLAVMCPAFVADCLETLEEIGLRAREQFLGCGGESLTLVPSLNAHPTWVDAVCNLVRGADRAAPGVTSGPRASALPEPLPRE from the coding sequence ATGCCCACCGTGAAGAAGGGGCTGCTGCTGGTCAACCTGGGGACACCGGATGCGCCAGAGACGGGGGCGGTGCGCCGCTACCTGCGCGAGTTTCTGAGCGATCCGCGGGTGCTGGACATCCATCCGGTGGGGCGGTGGATGCTGCTCAACCTGATCATCCTGCCCTTCCGGCCGGCCCGGAGCGCCGAGGCCTATCAGAAGGTGTGGACGCAGGAGGGCTCCCCCCTGCTCGTGCATGGGCGGGCCTTGGCCGAGGCCGTGGCGGGGCGCCTGGCGGGCGAGTACGAGGTGGCGCTGGCCATGCGCTACGGCAATCCCTCCCTTCCCGAGGCGGTGCGGGCGCTCCGGGCCCGGGGGGTGTCGGAGTTCACCGTCCTGCCGCTCTACCCTCAGGAGGCCACCTCCAGCTCCAGCTCCACCCGGGCCCGCATCTACGAGGTGCTGGGTGAGTCGTGGGATGTGGCGCCGGTGAGATCGCTCCCGGCCTTTCATGATGACCCGGGCTTCTTGGATGCGTTCGCGGCGGTGGCGCGGCCCGTCATCGCCGGGGCGCGTGCTGACCACGTCCTCTTCAGCTACCACGGGTTGCCCGAGCGCCACATGCGCAAGAGCGATCCCTCTGGGCAGCACTGTCTGGCCTCCGCGGGCTGCTGTGACGTGCTCACGGAGGTGAACCGCCACTGCTACCGCGCCCAGTGCTTCGCCACCACGCGCGCCCTGGTGGAGCGCCTCGGCCTGGCGAGCGGCGGTTACACCACTTCGTTTCAGTCACGGCTGGGGCGCACGCCGTGGGTGAAGCCCTACACGGATCTGGTCCTCCCGGAGCTGGCGCAGAAGGGCGTGCGGCGGCTGGCGGTGATGTGCCCTGCCTTCGTGGCCGACTGCCTGGAGACGCTGGAGGAGATTGGCCTGCGTGCCCGGGAGCAGTTTCTCGGATGCGGGGGCGAGTCGCTCACGCTGGTCCCCTCGCTGAACGCCCACCCCACATGGGTGGACGCCGTGTGCAACCTGGTGCGAGGGGCGGACCGCGCCGCGCCCGGCGTTACTTCAGGGCCTCGAGCTTCAGCTCTGCCGGAACCCCTTCCAAGGGAGTGA
- a CDS encoding L-threonylcarbamoyladenylate synthase, whose protein sequence is MEILRSGGVIALPTETVYGLAANAEDELAVRRVFAIKGRPATHPLIVHLPQAEALPRWARDIPPEAWKLAAAFWPGPLTLVLRRTSRATDAVTGGQDTVALRVPNHPLALAVLSALGGGLAAPSANRFGRVSPTTAGHVREDLGSDVDLILDGGPCTVGVESTIVDLSSGDPAILRPGGLAAEELEHVLGRPVPVRATSSVRVSGSLASHYAPRAGVTLVEVPEAAARAQALRGQGLRVGVLGPASLALPPGVPRFDMPEDPAGAAHDLYLRLREADLAGLDLLLACLPSARGLGLAVRDRLARAAAPRTSGT, encoded by the coding sequence GTGGAAATCCTGAGAAGCGGGGGAGTCATCGCCCTGCCAACAGAGACGGTGTATGGGCTGGCCGCCAACGCCGAGGACGAGCTGGCCGTGCGCCGCGTCTTCGCCATCAAAGGCCGGCCCGCCACCCACCCCCTCATCGTCCACCTGCCCCAGGCCGAGGCCCTCCCCCGCTGGGCCCGCGACATCCCTCCCGAAGCCTGGAAGCTGGCCGCCGCCTTCTGGCCTGGGCCGCTCACGCTGGTGCTGCGCCGCACCTCGCGCGCCACCGATGCGGTCACAGGCGGCCAGGACACCGTCGCCCTGCGCGTGCCAAACCACCCCCTGGCGCTCGCCGTCCTCTCCGCCCTGGGAGGCGGGCTGGCGGCCCCCAGCGCCAACCGGTTCGGCCGGGTCAGCCCCACCACCGCCGGCCACGTCCGGGAAGACCTCGGAAGCGACGTGGACCTCATCCTCGATGGGGGCCCCTGCACGGTGGGGGTGGAATCCACCATCGTGGACCTCAGCTCCGGAGACCCCGCCATCCTCCGGCCCGGAGGCCTGGCGGCCGAGGAACTGGAGCACGTCCTGGGCCGGCCCGTCCCCGTCCGCGCCACCTCGTCCGTGCGCGTCTCCGGCTCCTTGGCCTCCCACTATGCCCCTCGCGCGGGGGTCACGCTCGTGGAAGTCCCCGAAGCCGCCGCCCGGGCGCAGGCCCTGCGGGGCCAGGGGCTCCGGGTGGGCGTGTTGGGCCCCGCGTCCCTCGCGCTGCCGCCGGGCGTGCCCCGCTTCGACATGCCCGAGGACCCGGCGGGGGCGGCCCACGATCTGTATCTGCGCCTGCGCGAGGCGGACCTCGCGGGCCTGGACCTCCTCCTTGCCTGCCTTCCCTCCGCGAGGGGGTTGGGCCTGGCCGTGCGAGACCGCCTCGCCCGGGCGGCTGCCCCGCGGACCTCGGGCACTTGA
- a CDS encoding TIGR01777 family oxidoreductase: MGKSRVFDARSRMPVSATELFAWHTREGAFERLTPPWETMEVLERHGEGIREGAKAVMRMRLGPVPRKWVARHTQYVEGSLFQDEQESGPFARWVHTHRMVPESPSSSSMEDVVEYTLPLGLLGQGVGGGFARRTLERMFSYRHSVLRADLRRHAAFAEQGPLTVAVSGATGLVGRALVPFLTAGGHRVRRLVRGRPEAARGDVAWNPAQGEIDAAALEGVDAVVHLAGENVAQRWTPEAQDRIRRSRTEGTRVVCEALARLKRKPRVLVSASAVGFYGDRGEALLTEASDSGEGFLASVVRDWEAAAAPALDAGIRVVHLRIGLVLDASGGALAKMVPAFLLGGGGRVGSGQQWVSWIALEDVLGLAHFALMKPELRGPVNAVAPHAVRQEEFARSLGRVLSRPSVFPLPAVAVRTVFGQLGQEALLAGAHVLPEVAQRQGFSFLFPELEEALRFTLGRTTAGAQFMHGLAAKVP; encoded by the coding sequence ATGGGCAAGTCACGTGTGTTCGATGCGCGCAGCCGGATGCCAGTTTCCGCCACGGAGCTGTTCGCCTGGCATACCCGGGAGGGGGCCTTCGAGCGGTTGACGCCCCCTTGGGAAACCATGGAAGTCTTGGAGCGCCACGGGGAGGGGATTCGCGAGGGCGCCAAGGCGGTGATGCGGATGCGCCTGGGGCCGGTGCCGCGGAAGTGGGTGGCGCGGCACACGCAGTATGTGGAGGGCTCGCTCTTCCAGGATGAGCAGGAGTCGGGTCCCTTCGCGCGGTGGGTGCATACCCACCGGATGGTGCCCGAGTCGCCCTCGTCCTCGAGCATGGAGGACGTGGTGGAGTACACCCTCCCCCTGGGTCTTCTGGGGCAAGGGGTGGGAGGCGGGTTTGCCCGCAGGACGCTGGAGCGGATGTTCTCGTACCGGCACTCCGTGCTTCGCGCGGACCTTCGCCGGCATGCCGCCTTCGCGGAGCAGGGGCCCCTCACGGTGGCGGTGAGCGGGGCCACGGGGCTGGTGGGCCGCGCGCTCGTGCCCTTTCTCACCGCCGGGGGCCATCGCGTGCGGCGGCTGGTGCGGGGGCGCCCGGAGGCGGCGCGGGGAGACGTGGCCTGGAATCCGGCCCAGGGAGAGATCGACGCCGCCGCCTTGGAGGGCGTGGACGCGGTGGTGCACCTGGCGGGTGAGAACGTGGCGCAGCGCTGGACGCCCGAGGCCCAGGATCGCATCCGCCGCAGCCGCACGGAGGGCACGCGGGTTGTGTGCGAGGCCCTGGCGCGCCTGAAGCGCAAGCCCCGCGTCCTGGTGAGTGCCTCGGCCGTTGGCTTCTACGGGGACCGGGGCGAGGCGCTCCTGACGGAGGCCAGTGACTCGGGAGAGGGGTTTCTGGCCAGCGTGGTGCGGGACTGGGAGGCGGCGGCGGCCCCCGCGCTCGATGCGGGCATCCGCGTGGTGCACCTGCGCATTGGCCTCGTGCTGGACGCCAGCGGGGGGGCGCTGGCGAAGATGGTGCCCGCGTTTCTTCTGGGCGGCGGGGGACGCGTGGGCAGTGGCCAGCAGTGGGTGAGCTGGATAGCGCTCGAGGATGTGCTGGGGTTGGCGCACTTCGCCCTGATGAAGCCCGAGCTGAGGGGGCCCGTCAACGCGGTGGCGCCCCATGCGGTGCGCCAGGAGGAGTTCGCCCGGAGCTTGGGCCGGGTGCTCTCGCGGCCTTCGGTGTTTCCGCTGCCCGCGGTGGCGGTGCGCACCGTGTTCGGCCAGCTGGGCCAGGAGGCGCTGCTGGCCGGCGCCCACGTGCTTCCCGAGGTCGCCCAGCGCCAGGGCTTTTCCTTCCTCTTCCCGGAGCTGGAGGAGGCCCTGCGCTTCACGCTCGGGCGCACCACGGCGGGGGCCCAGTTCATGCACGGCCTCGCCGCCAAAGTCCCTTGA
- a CDS encoding ABC transporter ATP-binding protein, whose protein sequence is MIQVEGLSKYYGEHAAVRDLSFSIGKGEVIGFLGLNGAGKTTTLKILGCVLLPTSGRVVIDGFDVVKDPHEVRQRIGFLPDTPPLYDEMTVGEYLAFVAQLRGVQAKEAKAHVAEAEEKTGLREVDGVLISTLSHGYRQRVGVAQALVHRPAFLILDEPTSGLDPAQIRGMRELIRGLKGSHTVLVSSHILPEISETCDRLLIVHGGQLVAQGAEEELARKMGGGSIEVEIRGDKARALEALQAIGPVSVTHEEGGVVGLRVEASLELRPRVAQVLVGAGLELLRLDRGAERLESIFLRLTQSGGIVSREVAS, encoded by the coding sequence ATGATTCAGGTGGAAGGGCTCAGCAAGTACTACGGCGAGCATGCGGCGGTTCGAGACCTCTCCTTTTCCATCGGCAAGGGCGAGGTCATCGGCTTCCTGGGGCTCAATGGCGCTGGGAAGACGACGACGCTGAAGATCCTGGGGTGTGTGTTGTTGCCCACCTCGGGCCGGGTCGTCATCGACGGGTTCGACGTGGTGAAGGATCCCCACGAGGTCCGTCAGCGCATCGGGTTTCTGCCGGACACTCCCCCGCTGTACGACGAGATGACGGTGGGGGAGTACCTGGCGTTCGTGGCCCAACTGCGCGGGGTGCAGGCGAAGGAGGCCAAGGCCCACGTCGCCGAGGCGGAGGAGAAGACGGGCCTGCGGGAGGTGGACGGGGTGCTCATCTCCACGCTCAGCCATGGCTACCGGCAGCGCGTGGGGGTGGCGCAGGCGCTGGTGCACCGGCCTGCGTTCCTCATTCTGGATGAGCCCACCAGCGGGCTGGACCCGGCGCAGATTCGCGGCATGCGCGAGCTGATCCGGGGCCTCAAGGGCTCGCACACGGTGCTCGTCTCCAGCCACATCCTGCCGGAGATCAGCGAGACGTGCGACCGGCTGCTCATCGTCCATGGCGGACAACTCGTGGCGCAAGGCGCGGAGGAAGAGCTGGCGCGCAAGATGGGCGGTGGCTCCATCGAGGTGGAGATCCGTGGGGACAAGGCGCGGGCGCTCGAGGCGCTCCAGGCCATCGGGCCGGTGAGCGTGACGCACGAAGAGGGTGGGGTGGTGGGGTTGCGCGTGGAAGCCTCGCTGGAACTGCGGCCGAGGGTGGCGCAGGTGTTGGTGGGCGCGGGGCTGGAGCTGCTGCGGCTGGACCGGGGCGCGGAGCGGCTGGAGTCCATCTTCCTGCGGCTGACGCAGAGTGGCGGAATCGTCTCCCGGGAGGTGGCCTCGTGA
- a CDS encoding ABC transporter permease, which yields MKALLIARRELAGYLRTLSGYIIIAVILGLNGLFFNAFALGKAAERSATVLSNFFYYSSGFTIVACVFISMRLLAEERQAGTLPLLYSSPVRDRDIVLGKYLAGLVFLALYLACTVYMPLMVMVNGKVSAGHIAAGYLGLLLLGSASLAVGTFGSALARNQLLAAILTACMLVGLIVCWLLARITAQPLSDVFSALSLWNQHFPPFQAGLVHIRDVAYYLLVTYVALFGATRVLEARRWR from the coding sequence GTGAAGGCGCTGCTCATTGCTCGCCGCGAGCTTGCGGGATACCTGCGCACGCTCAGCGGCTACATCATCATCGCGGTCATCCTGGGGTTGAACGGGTTGTTCTTCAACGCGTTCGCCCTCGGCAAGGCGGCGGAGCGCTCCGCGACCGTGCTGTCCAACTTCTTCTATTACTCGAGCGGCTTCACCATCGTGGCCTGCGTGTTCATCTCCATGCGCCTGCTGGCCGAGGAGCGGCAGGCGGGCACGCTGCCGCTGCTGTACTCCTCTCCGGTGAGGGACCGGGACATCGTGCTGGGCAAGTACCTGGCTGGGCTGGTGTTCCTCGCCCTGTACCTGGCCTGCACGGTCTACATGCCGTTGATGGTGATGGTGAACGGCAAGGTGTCCGCCGGGCACATCGCCGCGGGTTACCTGGGGTTGCTGCTGCTGGGCAGCGCCTCCTTGGCGGTGGGCACGTTCGGCTCGGCGCTGGCGCGCAATCAGCTCCTGGCCGCCATTCTCACCGCGTGCATGCTGGTGGGGCTCATCGTGTGCTGGCTGCTGGCGCGCATCACCGCCCAGCCCTTGTCGGATGTGTTCAGCGCACTGTCCTTGTGGAATCAGCACTTCCCGCCGTTCCAGGCCGGGTTGGTGCACATCCGGGACGTTGCCTATTACCTGCTGGTCACCTACGTGGCGCTCTTCGGGGCCACGCGGGTGCTCGAGGCGCGGAGGTGGCGATGA
- a CDS encoding Gldg family protein yields the protein MNPRGSSLPLTLLFVAVLVGGLIAERIAGAGTSLTAVMGVRLGVLLAIIGWGAARMMRVSGERRVLWRWTLLCYTVAFTGLLLYTAQTELGARWFGTPLAQAAPKLAVAFQVLFPALIVLGLVPLALLEVSAAAMVRAPVLETARARGALFSGLGTAFVLVFAFSAMYVATQLDATWDLSYFRTARPGESTRKVVRGLNEPLQVTSFFPPANDVGDQVEQYFRELSQESPQLQVERLDQAVEPARARTLGVTTNGVVVFSKGEKREVYTVGLELDRARGQLQRLDQEAQRRLLTVARPRRVIYFTTGHGERSDGRAVPGETPRAGINQLKELLRAQNVEVQNLGASEGLGSEVPRDAAVVVLVSPMKEFLPEEVAALREYEERGGRVWMAFDPDGPSHDSLLEPLGLRYLNTPLANDQVFFRTTRQPSDRGNLGTSTFSSHPSASTLSSLGSQAPVAFLSAGALEPRNPLPTGLGQDITVRAHEATFLDKDRDFTEDPGEERRAWPLVVAVEKATQGKDVMRAVVMADSDALSDGVVPNMANAYLVLDTLRWLTGEESIAGTVSSEEDVPIQHTREQDVAWFYATVFLGPLLVLGVGFFVTRRRGRRAPRDVVEGSAR from the coding sequence ATGAATCCGCGGGGAAGCAGTCTTCCGTTGACGTTGCTGTTCGTGGCCGTGCTGGTGGGAGGCCTCATCGCCGAGCGCATCGCCGGGGCGGGGACCTCGCTCACCGCCGTCATGGGGGTCCGGCTCGGGGTGCTCCTGGCGATCATCGGCTGGGGTGCGGCGCGCATGATGCGGGTGAGCGGCGAGCGCCGGGTGCTGTGGCGCTGGACGCTGCTCTGCTACACGGTGGCCTTCACGGGCTTGTTGCTCTACACCGCCCAGACCGAGCTGGGGGCCCGGTGGTTCGGTACGCCCCTCGCGCAGGCCGCGCCGAAGCTGGCCGTGGCCTTCCAGGTGCTCTTCCCCGCGTTGATCGTCCTGGGGTTGGTGCCGCTGGCGCTGCTGGAGGTCTCGGCGGCGGCCATGGTGCGTGCGCCGGTGCTGGAGACCGCGCGGGCCCGAGGGGCGCTGTTCTCGGGGCTGGGCACGGCCTTCGTGCTCGTCTTCGCCTTCTCGGCCATGTACGTGGCCACTCAGCTCGATGCGACCTGGGACCTGTCCTATTTCCGCACCGCGCGGCCCGGAGAGTCCACGCGCAAGGTGGTGCGTGGCCTCAACGAGCCCCTTCAGGTGACGTCGTTCTTTCCACCGGCCAATGACGTGGGCGATCAGGTGGAGCAGTACTTTCGCGAGCTCAGCCAGGAGTCTCCCCAGCTCCAGGTGGAGCGGTTGGATCAGGCCGTGGAGCCGGCCCGGGCCCGGACGCTGGGCGTGACCACCAATGGGGTGGTGGTCTTCTCCAAGGGAGAGAAGCGCGAGGTCTACACGGTGGGGCTGGAGCTGGACCGGGCCCGTGGGCAGCTCCAACGGTTGGACCAGGAAGCCCAGCGGCGGCTGCTGACGGTGGCCCGTCCCCGGCGGGTCATCTACTTCACCACCGGCCACGGGGAGCGCTCGGATGGGCGCGCGGTGCCGGGAGAGACGCCCCGGGCGGGCATCAACCAGCTCAAGGAGCTGCTCCGGGCGCAGAACGTGGAGGTGCAGAACCTGGGGGCTTCCGAGGGCTTGGGCTCGGAGGTTCCACGTGACGCGGCGGTGGTGGTTCTCGTCAGCCCCATGAAGGAGTTCCTCCCCGAGGAGGTGGCAGCCCTTCGCGAGTATGAGGAGCGGGGCGGCCGGGTGTGGATGGCGTTCGATCCCGATGGCCCCTCGCATGATTCGCTGCTGGAGCCGTTGGGCCTGCGCTACCTGAACACGCCGCTGGCCAACGACCAGGTGTTCTTCCGGACCACGCGTCAGCCGAGCGACCGGGGGAACCTGGGAACCTCCACGTTCTCCTCGCATCCCTCTGCGTCCACGCTGTCCTCGTTGGGCTCTCAGGCGCCGGTGGCCTTCTTGAGCGCGGGAGCCCTGGAGCCGCGCAACCCACTGCCCACGGGCCTGGGGCAGGACATCACGGTGAGGGCCCACGAGGCGACGTTCCTCGACAAGGACCGCGATTTCACGGAGGACCCCGGGGAGGAGCGCCGCGCTTGGCCGCTCGTGGTGGCCGTGGAGAAGGCCACCCAGGGCAAGGACGTCATGCGGGCCGTGGTGATGGCCGACTCGGACGCGCTGTCGGACGGGGTGGTGCCGAACATGGCCAACGCCTACCTGGTGCTGGACACGCTGCGTTGGCTCACCGGTGAGGAGTCCATCGCCGGGACCGTGTCCAGCGAGGAGGACGTGCCCATCCAGCATACGCGCGAGCAAGACGTCGCCTGGTTCTACGCGACCGTGTTCCTGGGGCCCCTGCTGGTGTTGGGGGTGGGCTTCTTCGTGACCCGGCGGCGGGGCAGGCGCGCGCCCCGGGATGTGGTGGAAGGGAGTGCGCGATGA